In Oceanibaculum nanhaiense, a single window of DNA contains:
- a CDS encoding helix-turn-helix domain-containing protein — protein sequence EFSLLQILYRNPSQVYAKEILHDQLFEYDEHPETHRVDVILSRLRKKARDQHFRLPIRAIFGKGVVFIDS from the coding sequence GAATTTTCCCTGCTGCAGATCCTCTACCGCAACCCCAGCCAGGTCTATGCGAAGGAGATCCTGCACGACCAGCTGTTTGAATATGACGAGCATCCGGAAACCCACCGGGTCGATGTCATCCTCAGCCGGCTGCGCAAGAAGGCGCGCGACCAGCATTTCCGGCTGCCGATCCGGGCAATCTTCGGCAAGGGCGTCGTGTTTATCGATTCCTGA